The Bacillus sp. (in: firmicutes) nucleotide sequence AGATTCTACCAAGGAGTAACCCTCTTTTTCATGTTATTTGCTTATTAACTACCGCGCTTTCGCTTGGTGGCCCCCTCTTTTGTTGAGCGTTCTAACGTTCCCTCAACAAATGAGGGGGTTAAATTTTGCCCACAATAATTTTACTCATACGACTAGGGGAAGTGAAGGAATGACAGCCCAACGATTTTTTACTCATCCACTCGGAATTATTGTGTCTGCGGTGGCAGCGACGTTTTTATGGGGAAGCGCCTTTCCGTTTATCAAATTAAGCTATGAATTATTGGATATTCGCTCCAATGAATTAGGGGAGCAAATGCTGTTTGCTGGCTACCGTTTCTTTTTAGCGAGCATACTGATTTTATTCTTTTTTACAATGATGAAAAAATCGATGCGATTTCAGCGGGAGACGTTTCGATCGGTTGTCAAAATCGGAGCCTTCCAAACGTTTTTTCAATACGTTTTGTTTTATATCGGACTGAGTTTATCCACCGGCATTCAAGGATCGATTATTGCGGGAACGACGTCGTTTTTCCAAATGATTCTCGCGCATTTTATGTATCCGGATGATAAAATGAGCCAACGAAAAGTCATTGGGCTCCTTATAGGTTTCGCAGGAGTAATCGCTGTTAATTTAACAAAAGGAGAATTTGTTCTTGATTTTGGAATGGGGGAAATTTTATTATTGCTCGCAATGTTATCCGGAGGGTTTGGGAACATTTTAGCGAAAGAAGGAGCAAAACAAATGGAAGTTGGTTATTTAACGTCATACCAAATGTTGTTTGGCTCCATTGGTTTGTTAGTGCTCGGTATCGTTCAAGTCGGTCCTTTTCCGTTCGATTTTGAATGGACATCGTTCTTCGCTTTATTGTACTTAGCCTTTTTATCCGCAGCTGGATTTATATTATGGAACAATGTAATGAAATACAACCAAGTGGGAAAAGTGTCGATATATATGTTTTTAGTCCCGGTTTTTGGAGTATTTTTATCCGCGACGATGCTCGGGGAAGAAGTTCACTCATTTGTACTGTTAGGTCTAGCCCTTGTTGCATCGGGAATTGTTATTGTGAATCGTGATAAAGGAAAAAAGGTACATCGGAGTGTTAGAAAAACAGTATAAGCTTATATATACCCACTTTCAGGTGCAGAATGCGAAAACTTATATGTCGGCGCTATGTGTAGTTAAACGATACGGTTGATATTTATATATTACGCTTGTGGCAGACGCTTTCCGCGAGCAAGCCGCTTCCCTCGCTACGCTCAAGTATGGGTCTTGCGGCTTCTTGTTCCCGCTGGAGACGCCGCCTTGTGAACAACTTGCTAAAAATCAACAATGAAATATAACATAGCCTAATAAAAAAGCCGCTCACTTAACCGTGAAGCGGCTTTTTACGTGGCGCATATTCTTGACGTTGCTGTTTTTGGAAAAAAGCAAGAGCTAGAAAAATAAGAAACAGCATGCCACTAATCATGAAGAAGAAGCTGCCGTTCCATTGGATAACTGTCCCTCCGATAATCGGACCGAGGATGCTGCCGATGCTAAAGACCATGCCACACATAATGTTCCCAGCAGGTAGCAGTGATTTTGGCAACAAGTCGGCCATATAGCTAATTCCTAGTGAAAAGGTGGACCCAACAACCATCCCAGCGACAAAAAAGGCAATAAACAGGCCAATGGTCGAGTCGATAAACTCAGCAGAAAAAAAGCTCACTGTCCCAATTGCCATCGCAAAAAGTAACACGAAGGGGCGTCCGTATCGGTCACTTAACATACCAAGCGGTAGCTGAAAAACAATGCCCCCGATGGCAAACGCAGGTAATAATATCGATACCGTTTCGACTGTAATGCCTGAGCGTAATGCATAAATCGGGAAGTTACCGTTTATAGATGCTTCTAAAAAGCCGTATCCAAATGGGGGCAATAGCGCAACCCACGCGAACTTCATGACATTTCCGAACCGATGGAGCGACCCGAAGAACGAATTTGTTTCCATCGAGCTTTCTGGGCACTCATTCTTTAGTCCCCATACCGTTAACCAGGCCAATAAACTAATGAGTGACGATACGATAAATGGCAACGATTCATTCGTTTCTACAAGCGGTGTCATAAACGGACCGCACGCAAATCCAATGCCGAAAAAGAGGCCGTACAACGAAATATTTCGACCCCGTTTTTCTTTCGGCGAAGCGGATGTAATCCACGTTTGGGTTGCAAAATGAAGCATATGATCTCCGATTCCAATCAGCAGTCGGAGAACGAACCAAAACGTAAATGACTTCCATAGCGGAAACATCATTAACGACGCAATCACCGTAAATCCTCCTGCTAAAATTAACGGCTTGTAGCCCCATTTTTTTAATGGTACTTCCATAAAAGGGGAGGCTAACAATACTCCTAGATACAACGCTGTCGCGTGAAGTCCATTTAACGAGGAAGATACTCCGTCTTGTTCGAAGATGACGGCAATGATCGGCAGCAACATCCCTTGGGAAAACCCTGAAATGGCAACGATGCTAATCAATACCCAAAAGTGATAATTTGTGCGCATGTCTTGTTCTCCTTTTACCGTTCTCAATAAGTTGATAGTAAAGCCTCATTTAAAAGTTGGCAAGACTGAATTCTATCAAGTAAGATGGGAATGAATAGAAAAAGAAGGAAAGGAGGATATTCGATGAAATTCCAAATGAAGCCAGAAGGCGGGTTTGTCACAGAGCTACCGTACGGGACTTTGCATGTATCTGGTGATGAGACGCAAGGATTTCGGCCGTATCAATTAATGGTCTCCTCACTTGCGGTATGTAGTGGCGGTGTGTTACGAAAAATTTTAGAAAAAATGCGCTTCAACATTACTGACATCACAATTGAAGCGAACGTAAAACGAAATGAAGAAATAGCAAATCGAATCGAACATGTGCATCTTCATTTTACGATCGAAGGAACTGACCTTGATGAACGGAAAATCGAAAAAGCAATGGAACTAACAAAGAAAAACTGCTCCATGGTGCAATCCGTCCTTGGAGCGATTGACGTGAAGGAAACGTTTGAGATTAAAAAAGCATAATTAATATCTAATTCTTGAACTGTTCTTTAGAAGGAAAAAACTGTCCACTAGAGGGATAAAAAAAGAGCCCTTTAAAAGGCTCCAGTGCTAGGAAGGGAACGTCATCTTTTGTGGTTCGCTTCCTGGTGATTCATAATATAAAATCGTTTGTGGTTGTAAGCGAAGTAATACATATTCGGGATCATCCGGGCCAGAAATCCATGGGCGTAACGATTCGTCCCAATATTTTTCTTTTAATTGTGGAGAATCTTCAATTTCCGCTTTGGCTTCAATTTCGATGTGAGGCTCGTTTGTACCATTTTGCCCCACTAAAATATGCGCGTTCGGGTTGGAACGTAGATCTTCTACTTTATGCGTATGCTCATTCGTCGCGGTATAAAGCGTTAGGTCGTCATGAAAAAACGTCATGTAGCGGGAATATGGTTTATCGTTACGAACCGTGGCCATCGTGCCAACGGGATGCTGGTCCAATACTTGTTCTACTTTTTCTTGTAAATTTCGTTCCATTATACAAGTTACCCCCTTAATGATTATTCCTTTTATAATTTGTACGTTTTTTCAATTTTTACTACCGTCGTTCGATAATTTTGCCTGGTTCAGGGAAGAGATAAGAAAAGAAAGTTCAGAAGAATGTGAGGGAAGAAGATGAATCGAATCTTTGCCTTTATCGTATTCGGTGGGGTACCGCTATCTGTTATTGGCACTTTACTTCATTGGCCGAGCGTTCTTATGTTCGTTATTTACTGTATTACTATCATCGGATTGGCGAGCTACATGGGCCGAGCTACTGAAAGTTTGGCGATTATTTCGGGTCCACGAATTGGTGGGCTATTAAACGCCACGTTCGGAAACGCCGTGGAGCTAATTATTTCGATTTTTGCCTTAAAAGAAGGTCTTATTGATGTGGTATTAGCCTCGTTAACTGGTTCGGTATTAGGAAACTTATTGTTAGTGGCTGGACTATCCTTTTTTGTCGGGGGGGTAAAATTTAAGCGGCAAACGTTTAATGTTCATGATGCTCGACATAACTCAGGACTACTCATGTTTGCTGTCATTGTCGCCTTTGTGATTCCCGAAATTTTTGCTGAAACGATGAACAGAACCGATACACTTATGTTAAGTGTGGGAATCTCAATTATTTTGATTTTACTCTACATGGCAGCCCTGTTCTTTAAACTCGTTACTCATCGTGGGGTGTATCAACATCATGAGCAGCAGGAGGAACACGAAGAGGAACCGGAATGGTCACGTAACAAATCGATTCTTATTTTAGCGTTAGCGACCGCTGCTGTGGCGTATGTATCCGAAGCGCTCGTACATACGTTTGAAGAAGTGGCCCATGCGTTCGGATGGTCCGAGCTCTTTATCGGTGTCATCATAGTTGCCATCGTCGGAAACGCGGCGGAACACGCTTCAGCGATTATTATGGCGTATAAAAATAAAATGGACGTAGCCGTTGAAATTGCCGTTGGTTCAACGTTACAAATTGCTATGTTTGTAGCTCCAATTCTTGTACTCATTTCACTCTTCTTTACCACTTCTATGCCGCTCGTATTTACCGTCCCAGAACTAGTGGCGATGGTTACCGCGGTCCTATTAATGATTGTTATTTCGAACGACGGGGAAACGAACTGGTTCGAAGGGGCTACGCTACTTGCCGCTTATTTGATTATGGGAATCGGCTTTTATTTACTATAAGATTTTAAAAAAAAGCTATGTTATATTTCATAGTTTTTAGCAAGTTGTTCACACGGCGGCGACTCCAGCGGGAACAGAAAGCCAGAAAAGACCCATACTTGAGCGTAGCGAGGGAAACGGCTCGCGGCTTGCCCGCAGAAGCGTCCGCCACAAGCGTATGTATAAATATCAACAGTATCGGATAACAAAGCCAAAAAAAGAGGCTGTCCGAAAAGTAGTATTTAATCCCGAAATCTAAAAAAAGCAAACCCAAAGAATGCTGTAAAATCAACATTCTTTGGGTTTTAAATTTTGGCGTATTTTCAACTAAAATGGACTTTTTAGACAGCCCCTTCAATTTTTACATTGTGATGGAAAAAGTCCGGATTTGCTTCGGTTGATCACCTACCTTTGGATGTGAATTCGCAGTTGGGATACTCCATAA carries:
- a CDS encoding DMT family transporter, with the protein product MTAQRFFTHPLGIIVSAVAATFLWGSAFPFIKLSYELLDIRSNELGEQMLFAGYRFFLASILILFFFTMMKKSMRFQRETFRSVVKIGAFQTFFQYVLFYIGLSLSTGIQGSIIAGTTSFFQMILAHFMYPDDKMSQRKVIGLLIGFAGVIAVNLTKGEFVLDFGMGEILLLLAMLSGGFGNILAKEGAKQMEVGYLTSYQMLFGSIGLLVLGIVQVGPFPFDFEWTSFFALLYLAFLSAAGFILWNNVMKYNQVGKVSIYMFLVPVFGVFLSATMLGEEVHSFVLLGLALVASGIVIVNRDKGKKVHRSVRKTV
- a CDS encoding MFS transporter, which produces MRTNYHFWVLISIVAISGFSQGMLLPIIAVIFEQDGVSSSLNGLHATALYLGVLLASPFMEVPLKKWGYKPLILAGGFTVIASLMMFPLWKSFTFWFVLRLLIGIGDHMLHFATQTWITSASPKEKRGRNISLYGLFFGIGFACGPFMTPLVETNESLPFIVSSLISLLAWLTVWGLKNECPESSMETNSFFGSLHRFGNVMKFAWVALLPPFGYGFLEASINGNFPIYALRSGITVETVSILLPAFAIGGIVFQLPLGMLSDRYGRPFVLLFAMAIGTVSFFSAEFIDSTIGLFIAFFVAGMVVGSTFSLGISYMADLLPKSLLPAGNIMCGMVFSIGSILGPIIGGTVIQWNGSFFFMISGMLFLIFLALAFFQKQQRQEYAPRKKPLHG
- a CDS encoding OsmC family protein → MKFQMKPEGGFVTELPYGTLHVSGDETQGFRPYQLMVSSLAVCSGGVLRKILEKMRFNITDITIEANVKRNEEIANRIEHVHLHFTIEGTDLDERKIEKAMELTKKNCSMVQSVLGAIDVKETFEIKKA
- a CDS encoding pyridoxamine 5'-phosphate oxidase family protein; amino-acid sequence: MERNLQEKVEQVLDQHPVGTMATVRNDKPYSRYMTFFHDDLTLYTATNEHTHKVEDLRSNPNAHILVGQNGTNEPHIEIEAKAEIEDSPQLKEKYWDESLRPWISGPDDPEYVLLRLQPQTILYYESPGSEPQKMTFPS
- the cax gene encoding calcium/proton exchanger, which codes for MNRIFAFIVFGGVPLSVIGTLLHWPSVLMFVIYCITIIGLASYMGRATESLAIISGPRIGGLLNATFGNAVELIISIFALKEGLIDVVLASLTGSVLGNLLLVAGLSFFVGGVKFKRQTFNVHDARHNSGLLMFAVIVAFVIPEIFAETMNRTDTLMLSVGISIILILLYMAALFFKLVTHRGVYQHHEQQEEHEEEPEWSRNKSILILALATAAVAYVSEALVHTFEEVAHAFGWSELFIGVIIVAIVGNAAEHASAIIMAYKNKMDVAVEIAVGSTLQIAMFVAPILVLISLFFTTSMPLVFTVPELVAMVTAVLLMIVISNDGETNWFEGATLLAAYLIMGIGFYLL